The proteins below are encoded in one region of Candidatus Omnitrophota bacterium:
- a CDS encoding type II secretion system protein GspG: MRRGFTLIELIVVIAIIAILAAIIAPNAFKAIEKAKVARAISDFKTIKTASISLYADTGKWPDTNWGDTRIKDSGLFIDNGASWDGPYLEKNPEPHPWGGRYIFESEDDWAKSPTEPANGIDESLIDFEDYCISGSATGCPVPDSAAKRIDEAVDDGNTSWGEFRHGGDTLWLLVWDAFEQP, from the coding sequence ATGAGAAGAGGATTTACCTTAATCGAACTAATCGTAGTCATTGCTATTATTGCTATCTTAGCAGCAATCATTGCCCCTAATGCTTTTAAGGCTATTGAGAAGGCGAAGGTCGCTAGAGCAATTTCGGATTTCAAAACAATAAAAACAGCCTCAATATCTCTTTACGCTGATACCGGAAAATGGCCTGATACGAATTGGGGTGATACCCGAATTAAAGATAGCGGTTTATTTATTGATAACGGAGCAAGTTGGGATGGTCCATATTTAGAGAAAAATCCTGAACCGCATCCTTGGGGAGGAAGGTATATATTTGAAAGTGAAGATGACTGGGCTAAAAGTCCCACAGAGCCTGCTAATGGAATTGATGAATCGCTTATTGATTTTGAAGATTACTGTATTTCTGGATCTGCAACAGGCTGTCCTGTTCCAGATAGCGCAGCAAAGAGAATTGATGAAGCAGTAGACGACGGGAATACTTCCTGGGGCGAATTTCGCCACGGTGGCGATACCTTGTGGCTTTTAGTCTGGGATGCTTTTGAGCAACCATAG